One Triticum dicoccoides isolate Atlit2015 ecotype Zavitan chromosome 4B, WEW_v2.0, whole genome shotgun sequence genomic window carries:
- the LOC119290999 gene encoding ATP-dependent Clp protease ATP-binding subunit CLPT1, chloroplastic-like: MATAAQVAATFLSFLSCPRHHPAPSPSVSFLATPVLPSSLRAAAAGGQTLTCRCRGRRVAVVAQLPTMIPELASGEKKIRWSSRAVRSFAMAELEARKMRYPTTGTEGLLMGILVEGTSDAAKLMRANGITLLTVRDAAATILGKSEMFYFSPMHPPLTESAQRALDWAVNEKLKSGEDGEVTANHLFLAIWSDKESAGHKVLASLGFDDQKASLLAKTAGEEKTMSPR; the protein is encoded by the exons ATGGCGACCGCCGCCCAGGTCGCCGCCACATTTCTCTCCTTCCTCTCATGCCCCCGTCACCACCCCGCTCCCTCCCCTTCCGTCTCCTTCCTGGCGACCCCTGTATTGCCCTCCTCGCTCCGGGCCGCTGCCGCGGGGGGCCAAACCCTCACTTGCCGCTGCCGGGGCCGTCGCGTCGCCGTCGTCGCTCAGCTCCCTACTAT GATTCCAGAGCTAGCTAGTGGGGAGAAGAAAATCCG GTGGTCATCGAGGGCGGTGCGATCATTTGCAATGGCGGAACTGGAGGCACGGAAGATGAGGTACCCAACCACAGGCACCGAGGGGCTGCTTATGGGCATACTCGTTGAAG GAACTAGTGATGCGGCAAAACTTATGCGTGCTAATGGAATCACATTGCTCACGGTGCGTGACGCGGCAGCAACAATACTTGGGAAGTCAGAAATGTTTTACTTCAGTCCTATGCATCCACCATTGACAGAATCTGCACAGCGTGCCCTTGATTGGGCTGTAAACGAGAAACTAAAATCAG GTGAGGACGGAGAGGTAACGGCCAATCATTTGTTCCTGGCGATATGGTCAGATAAAGAGTCAGCTGGTCATAAGGTTCTGGCTTCCCTTGGTTTTGATGATCAGAAAGCCAGTTTGCTGGCCAAAACG GCAGGCGAAGAGAAAACAATGAGTCCTAGATAG